TTGCGGATCTGCTGGTCGACGATCTGCAAGCCGACAATGGGAAACTGCGAGCCGAGGTGGCGACGACGTTGCAGCATCTGGCCGACCAGGCAGTGTTGATGCAGGTCGGCGACGAGTATCGCCTCCAGACCCGGGAGGGCAGCGAATGGGATCGCGAGTTCCGCAACCGGCAGACGAAGCTCAACGGCGACGACGCAGGCATTCAGTTTCGACGCGATCAGCTCTTATACGCCGAGGCGGACAAGATCGTCCGCAGCATCAAGATGATTCAGGGTGCGGCAAAGGAACCGCGCCAATTCGCCGTTCATCGTGACCAAACACCACCCACGGTCGACGGTGGTACCATCCCAGTGTGGATTCGTGACGGTTGGTCGTGTTCCGAGAAGGATCTCGTTGACGCCGCCCGAAGTGCGGGTGCGGACAGTCCGATCCTCTTCGTGTTCGTCCCTCGGCAGTCGGCGGACGACCTTCGTCGCCTAGTTGTCGACACCGACGCTGCGCAACAGACGCTCGACGCCAAGGGGAATCCCTCAGGTGACGAAGGGCAGGAAGCGAAACACAGCATGGAGAGTCGTCGGGTGAAGACGGCGACCGATCGCGACCGACTCGTCCGGGAGATCGTCGCCAACGCGAAGGTGTTTCAGGGCGGCGGGAACGAGGTCATCCGACTCGCACTCGACGAGAAGCTACGCGACGCTGCGGGCGACGCACTTGTGCGTCTCTTTCCTCGCTTCAAAGAGGCAGATTCCAACGCCTGGGAGGCGGTCATCAAACGCGCACGCGATGGTGCGGACCATCCCTTCCAACCGACTGGCCATAGCGAGGCAACGGAGAAGCACCCGGTTTGCCTACAAGTCCTTGCGACGATCGGGGCTGGAAAGACCGGGACCGAGATTCGCAAGACGTTGCGCGCCGCCCCGTTTGGTTGGCCTCAGGATGCGATTGACGCGGCCCTCATCGCGCTGCACCGAGCGCAACACTTGACGGCAACCCTCAATGGCTCGCCTGTGCCACTTGGGCAACTTGATCAGAACAAGATCGCGAAGGCCGAGTTCCGGGTCGAGCAGACACCACTCTCCGTCCAGGATCGCCTGCTGCTTCGTGGGCTGTTCCCAAAGGTCGGTATTGGCTGCAAGAGCGGCGAGGAGCTGGCCAAGGCTGCTGAGTTTCTCGCCGCGTTGTTGGAACTCGGACGGTCGGCGGGCGGTGCTCCGCCGCTTCCTGCGTTGCCGGCTACAACTGACATCGAGGACATTCAACGTCTTGTTGGCAACGAGCAGCTTGTTGCGATCAAGGACCGAGCTGCGGATTTCGAAACACGGATCAAGAGCTGGTCGGCGTTGCGCGATCTGGCGACACAACGCAAGCCTGTCTGGGATCTCACTGAGCGCCTAAGTCACCACGCGCGCGACCTAGATGAGGCCAAGCCTCATTTGGCGCAGATCGACGCAATTCGCGACCAGCGGCTCCTGCTTGAGACGGCCGATCCGATTGCGCCGATCCGCGTCGCACTTGCCGGCCTGCTCCGCAACGCGTTGAATCAGGTCCATACTGCGCACGCTGAGGCCTACGAGAAAGCGGTCGCTACTCTCGAAGCCAGTGACGCGTGGGGAAAGCTGCCGAGCGCCGATCAAGCATCGATCCTTGAGGCCGTGGGACTCTCGACGCCGCCCACGCTCAACATCGGCACGGACGAAGCCCTCCTCAAGCAGCTAGATGCAAAGTCTCTTTCTGTGGCCCGTACGGAAATCGACGCAATTGCCGGCCGCGTCCAGCAGGCGATCGAGCGCGCCGCAAAGCTGCTCGAACCGAAGGTTCAGACGATCAGTGTGGAGCGCGCGACGCTGCGCTCTGAAGGTGACGTGAATGAGTGGCTCGACCGACAGAAGGTACGGCTGGTCAAGGCAGTGAAGCAAGGGCCAGTGCTGGTGAACTGACGGATCAGCGATATGCGGACGCTCGCACGCGATCTTCGCAAACAACTCGAAAACACCGTCAAGGACGCCCGTCGCATTGCCGAGGGCGGTGCGCACAAGGCCCTGGAGCAGCTCGCCGTTCATCATCACGAACCATGGCCAAGTCTCACACCGAAGCAGCGGGGCCTACGGAATCGCCTCCGGGCGCACGGCCGACAGCTGGGCGATCAACGCGACGAGCGCCGCGGCACGCAGGTCATCGCGCGCCTCAAGACAGAATGCGCGTACGAGCACTGGCATCGGATGCTCTTTGCGCGTTTTCTCGCTGAGACCGCTCTCTTAATCGAGCCGGAAACGGGCGTCGCCATCTCGCTTGCAGAGTGCCAGGAGCTGGCACGAGAACGCGGCGAAGATTGGTTGGAACTCGCCAGCACCTTCGCGGAGCGAATGCTGCCGCAGGTCTTCCGAAAGGGGGACCCGGTCCTCGAAGTCGCCCTTCCGCCGGAGACGCGTTCGAAGTTGGAGGATCTGCTGAAGGACCTCCCGCGATCGGTATTCCTGGCGGACGACAGCCTTGGATGGGTCTATCAGTTCTGGCAGGCGGAGCGGAAGGATCAGGTCAACGCTGCGGGCAGCAAGATCGGAGCGGATGAACTACCGGCCGTCACACAGTTGTTCACCGAGGATTACATGGTGGACTTCCTTCTCGATAATACGCTCGGCGCGTGGCACGCGGGCAAAATGTTCGCCTCGAATCCCAAGCTGCCCGAAAACGCCGAGAGCGAAGACGAAATTCGCCAAGCCGTCGCGCTGCCGGGCTGCCCTTGGAAATATCTCCGATTCATCCAAGGCAAGGACGGCCAGTGGACCCCCGCCGCCGGCACGTTCGAAGGTTGGCCCAAGACGGCAAAGGATTTCAAGTGTCTCGACCCGTGCATGGGCAGCGGGCACTTCGTGGTGGCGATGTTCGAGCGGCTGGTGGCCTTGCGTCTGGCCGAGGAAAACCTGGACGAAGCGCCCGCGGTGGCGGCGGTCATCCGCGACAACCTGTTCGGCTTGGAGATTGACCCGCGCTGCACGCAGATTGGCGCGTTCAACCTGGCGCTGGCCGCGTGGCGCCGCGTGGGTCATTGCACGCTGCCGGCGATGAACCTGGCTTGCTCCGGCCTCGCACCGAACACCCGCGAAGCCGACTGGCTGGCGATTGCCGGCGACAACCAGAAGCTCCAGCGCGGCATGGAGCGGCTTTACCGGCTGTTCCAAAAGGCGGCTGGGCTGGGCAGCCTCATCAACCCGCGCGCCGGCGAGGGCGATCTGCTGGTGGCCGCGTTCCATGAGCTCCAGCCGCTGCTGGAAACGGCGTTGGCCCAAGAGGCTAAGGACGACACCGCGCATGAAATGGCCGTGACCGCGCGCGGCCTGGCCAAGGCGGCGGAAATTCTCGCCGGCCAGTTCACGCTCGTCGCCACCAATGTGCCTTTCCTGGGGCGCAAGAATCAGAATGTGGTGCTCGCGACTTTCTGCGCTGAAACATACCCAGAGGCCAAACTAGACCTTGCGACATGTTTCCTCATGCGATGTCTGACTTTGAGCGCACGTAGCGGAACTGTTTCGCTTGTCATGCCACAAAGCCCACTGTTTCTGGCCTCTTACAAGCAATTTCGTCGAACGCTGCTTGGATCAGCGGAATGGAATGTGGTCGCGCGGCTTGGTGAACACGGTTTTGAGAGTTCAGCGGCTGCTGGCGGATTCACGGCGCTTCTCACGCTCACCGCACGACGACCCGAAGTAGGGCACGCCTGCTCCTGCGCGATCGATGTGGCGGCGCAACGAGGCGAACAGCCGATATATGCTGATGCCAAACCAATGCTCTTGAAGGAAAAGCAGTTGGTGGCCTTTCGACAGACGGACCTCCTCAAGAGTCCGGACGCGGCGGTTGTGTTTGGCGCTACCTCTGACGGCCCACTGCTTTCTCGCTACGCCGCCTCCATTCAGGGCGCATCCACGTTGGATATTGAGCGTTTCGCGTTGTGTTTCTGGGAAGTCACGCCCGGCGATATATGGCTACCCCACCAGAGTACGCCAATTGGTGGCTCGACCTACTCTGGGTTGCAGTTCGTTAGTATTTCCCGCGAGCCAGGTGGAGCGTTTGAAGCGCTTGCGGCCGATCTTAAAGCAGAGGGGCGTCTGGGTGGAGCATGGTCGGGGCAACCGGTTTGGGGCAAGCGGGGTGTTGCATGCGCCTGGATGGGAACGCTTCCTGCCGCGATCTACATGGGCGTAGTGTATGACAACAGCATCGCTGCGATTGTACCCCACGAAGAGAAGCATTTGCTCCCAATTTGGTGTTACTGCTCCTCGGCTTCATTCCAAAAAGAAGTCCGCAAAATTAATCAGAAGACGCAGGTCGCGAATGCAACTTTGGTCAAAGTCCCCTTCGACCTGGCGCACTGGCAGAAGGTGGCGGCGGAGAAATATCCGCACGGATTGCCGCAGCCGTTTTCCAGCGACCCTACGCAATGGCTGTTCAACGGGCATCCTAAAGGAGCCGGGGCGTCCCGCCCCGGAGATCATTTGCCGGGGCGGGGCGCCCCGGCTCCTTTGCACGTCGCCGTCGCTCGCCTCCTCGGCTACCGGTGGCCGCGCCAGACCGGTTCCAGTTTTCCAGATTGCCCCGCGCTCGGCCCGGATGGTCTGGAAAAGCTGGCGGATCACGACGGCATCGTGTGTCTCCCGCCCGTGCGCGGCGAAGCGCCGGCGGCGGAGCGGTTACGCCAATTGCTCGCGGTGGCGTTCGGTAAGGAGTGGAAAGCGCAAACGGAACTGGAACTGATCCGTGCCAGCGGTTGCGGCGCGGCCGATCTGGAGGAATGGTTGCGCAACGATTTCTTCGCGCAGCACTGCAGCATCTTCCATCAACGCCCGTTCGTCTGGCACGTCTGGGATGGCCGCCGTGACGGCTTCAATGCGCTCGCCAACTACCACAAGCTTGCCGGCACTAACGGCGACGGCCGCCGCACGTTGGAGAAGCTGATCTACACCTACCTCGGCGACTGGATCGATCGTCAGCGTGCGGACCAGAGGTCGGGCATCGAGGGCGCTGACGCGCGTTTGGCCGCTGCCGAGCATCTCAAGACGGAGCTTGAGAGGATCCTCGCCGGCGAACCGCCCTACGACATCTTCGTGCGCTGGAAGCCCCTGCGCCAACAGCCGATCGGCTGGGAACCCGATATCAACGACGGCGTACGCATCAACATCCGCCCATTCATGATGGCAAGGCCACTAGGCGCCCGCGGCGCGAACGCCTGCATCCTGCGCACGACGCCTCGCATCAACTGGGGCAAGGACCGTGGGAAAGAGCCGCAGCGTGATCGCGACGAGTTCCCTTGGTTCTGGGGATGGGACGAAGAAGCGGTCGATTTCGCCGGCGGCAAGCACTTCGACGGCAACCGCTGGAACGATCTCCATTACACGATCGCGTTCAAGCAAGCCGCGCGCGAGCGCCAGAGGGCAGGGAGGAAGCCATGAGTGGGATGCGTCCAGGGATGCTGCAGAAGCTCACCGTCAAGAACTTCAAGCGGTTCCGGGAAGAGACGGTCATTGACCTCGCACCGATCACGGTACTCGTCGGTGCGAACAACTCCGGGAAGTCCACCGTGCTCCAGGCGCTCAGCATCTTTCAATACTGCGTGGAGGTCACCCGCAAAAAGAAGAACGGCACCATTGCCTTGGAAACACGAACGATCGGCCCGGAGGAGTTTGGGGCCTTGCCCGTGGCCTCGCCGACAGATCTGTGGCCGAACGGGAAGGCCACCGGCACCATTGCTATTGGTGCCGACTTCGATGGTGCGGCGCGCATCCGGTTCGAAATAAAGCTCTCGTACAATCGCTTTAGCATCGCCCCGTCGGTAGAGGGCGATGTGCCTGCAATCATGGATGGGGCACGCATTCGATACGTTCCCATTCATTCCGGGCTTGCACTCCGGGAGGAGTACCTGCTGGCTCCGGCGCGCGCCGATCGCCTGCGTGAGCTGCAGTACGGCTCCGTGATCCGCAACCTTCTGTGGGACCTGAAGGAAAATGAACGCGAGCGCTGGAAGCTGCTGAAGGGTATTCTGGCCCGCCTCTATCCGTTGGCGGACATCGATGTCGCCTTCGACAAAGAAGTCGACCGCTTCATTGCCACCGAGTACAACGACCACATCCTCAGCCGGCCGCTTGACGTAGTCGCATCCGGCACAGGATTTCAACAGGTTCTACAGATCTTCTCCGGGGTGCTGTCTCAAGGCAATTGCATCGTTCTTCTCGACGAGCCGGACGCGCACTTGCACGCCCGGATGCAGGTCGAGCTCATGCGTGTGTTCGAGGACCTGGCCGATGAACGGGGAATTCAATTCGTCATGGCAACGCACTCCGCCCATCTGCTTGCGGCAGCACCTCCAGGATCGTTGCGCGCGATGATTGATGGACGCGCTCACCCATTTGCAACGACGCCTGAGCAGATCGACGTGCTCGACACGCTCGGCGCATTCGATCGGATGGAGATAGTACCTCTATTGCGGACCAAGGCGATTGTCTTCGTCGAGAATCGAGAGGACCGAAATCTCCTTGAGCTGTTCGCGCGTAAACTGTGGGGAGACAAGAAGGCGCGAGAGGTTTGGGATCGGGTGTGTTTTCTTTATACCTATCAAGAACCAATCGCTGCGGATGTAAAGCTCCTGGCGCGTCAGGTGAAGGATCTCCTCAATGCTCCGAGCCTAAGTGATCTTGCCGGTGGACGACAACCGCGTTTTCTCGTCGTTGGTGACCGGGACTATCGCCGCGCGACCAGCGTCGCACGCGAGAAGCGTGAGCTGCACAAATCGGCGAAATCGGCCGGCTTGAAGCTAGACCTGCGCTGTCACATCTGGAGCCGCAACGAGATCGAGAACTACCTGCTCGACCGTCACGCCGTCGAGAAGGTCGTGGTGGCAAACCTCGATGACTCGACGAAGGCATCAGCGGCGCGGACTGCCGTGCGGGAAGCGCTTGTGAGTAGTCTTTCGGAATCCCGATCAGAGGCGGGTATTCGAATTGCCACCAAGCTGCAGCATGAAGATCGCCGCCTCGATTACACCAAGGCCACACACGAGTCAGATGACGTTCTCAATGCGGAATGGGGTGATGGAGCGGCGCTGTGCGATGCGAAGCGCGTCCTGAGCCGTATTCGGGGCACGCTGCAGGAGCGGAAGATTCGGACCCGCCTGCTCGACGAGGACATCATTGCTGCGATGGCGACCGTACCGGAGGAAGTGAAGCAGGTGCTGAACATGATCAAGCGCCTTGCGGCGTCAGGCTCGAAGCGAAAGGCTCATACTCGACATAAGCCGGTGACTAAAGGAAAGTCCAGTGAAGGAGCGTGACCAAACCGGAACGCTGATCGACGCTATCCAGGCGTCGTTCGAGGCCGCGCTTCGCTCACCCGAAGGCGTCGCGAATCCGGCGGCGCTACTCTGGACTGACGCGGACGGCCAGTGGCGCCCGCTGATTCCGGCACTTCGAGGGCTCCTGCCGCAACTCTATTCATTGGGTACTTACGATCCCTCGACGCGGACCGGGCCAGTCATTTGGCTCAAGTGCGTGGTGGATCGTACACTGCCGGAAGTTGCGCTTCCCGTCGGCGCAATTCCGATTCTCTACCTGCCCGGCGTGAGTCGTCAGGAACTTCGGGCGGCCGGCGACTGCCCGCTTCAACTTCAGCCACTGATCGAGCTGCAGTATCGTGGGGCGCTTTGGCACCAGCGGAATGGGCGAGACTGGACCGTCGAAGCGTTTCTGACTTCGGAATACGGTCTCGGGCTCGACGTCGCACAGGACGCACGAACCCGCGAGGCGGTGCTACGGGCCTTGCCACTCCTGGCGAATGAGCCGGTTGAAGCGCTGCGAGGTCGGCGCCTTCAAGCCGATGACTTGGACCGACTCGCGATCGGCGATCCCATCCGTGACCTGCTCAGCTGGATGAGCGGTCCCGAAGCCTTCCAGAAGCGTTGCGATGAAGCTCGATGGCGAACGTTCAGAGATGTTTGTCTCCGAGAGTTTGGGTTCGATCCCGAGCAAGATGGCCCGGCAGTCGCCGGCGATTCGTTACTTCATGCCGGAGGCAAGTGGGACGAGGTCTGGCAGCGATTCTGCGAGGCTCCCCGCCTGTATCCTGGGGTGTCACAGCTGTTGCGAGGCCCCGCCCGGGATCTGTTCTCCGACCCTTCACGCCGTCCCACCGTGAACGAGGAACGTGAAGACCGTCTTCGACAAGAGCTCGATCCGGTAACGTCGCTACCCCACGCCGAAGCTTGTAGTCGCATTCTCACTCTGGATGGGGAACACAAGGAGCGTCGCGGTTGGGTCTGGGCGCAGCTGGGACAAAGTCCTCTGGCCATTGCGTTGGAGCCGCTTGCACGTCTGGCTCAGCTTGCCCGTTCGCCGCTCGGCGGCACCTCGCCGCAAAGCGTGGCGGACGACTATGCGACGCAGGGCTGGCGCTGCGACCGAGCTGCGTTGGACGCATTGGACAGTGTGAGATCAGCCGCTGAAAGCGCGCTTGTCGCCAAGGTCGTCCGCACCGTGTACGAGCCGTGGCTCGACAAGTCGGCGCGGCATTTTCAGATGCTCATCATGGGCGGCGGGGTTGATGCGCGCACGCTCGTCACGGGTGTCACCGCGGAGAAGGACACTTGCATCCTGTTTGCCGACGGCCTTCGCTTCGATGTCGCCGGTCTGCTCCAGGAAGAGCTCGAAGGGCGCGGCGTACGCACTCGGCTCAGTCACCGTATCGCACCGCTGCCCACAGTTACCGCAACCGCGAAGCCCCTCGCCTCGCCCGCGCATGGCGCCTGCGAAGGTGGCTCGAATTTCGATGACTTCACACCGTTGTTCACGAACAGCAAGCAGCCCGTGACGGCGGCACGCCTGCGCGACACCATGGCACGACAAGGCGTCGAGGTGATCGAAGCACACGAAAACCGTCTCTGGACGAAGGCCGAGAGCGGGGGATGGACGGAAACTGGAAGGCTCGATGAGTTAGGACATTCACTTGGCGCCTTTGTCGTTAGACAGATTGAAACTGAGGTCGAGGCGATTGCCGAGCGCGTTATGGGCCTCTTGAGCGCCGGCTGGCCTCGGGTTCGAGTCGTGACTGATCACGGATGGCTACTCCTTCCGGGCGGTCTGCCGAAAGTGGAGCTTCCACCGTACCTTGTTGCTACGAAGTGGGCGCGTTGCGCCGCCGTGCGTGGCGAGTCCGCAACCGACGTCCCGACCTTTGCGTGGTACTGGAACGCGGCTGCGCGGATCGCTTCGCCACCGGGCATCGGTTCGTTCATCGCCGGCGCAGAATACGCGCACGGTGGCGTGAGCGTTCAGGAGTGCGTGGTTCCGGAACTCGTGGTCGAGCGCGGGGAAGCAGCAGTGCAGGCCCGAATCACGGGCGCTCAGTGGCGTGGCATGCGTTGCCGCGTGAGCGTCGAGACAAACGCGACGGGGTTGCGCCTCGATCTCCGTCTCAACTGGAAGCAGCCAAACACAAGCATCGTGGCCGGAGTGAAAGAGATCGCCGCCAACGGCGAAGGCAGCATTGCGGTTGCCGATGACAAGCATGAGGGCGTTGCGGCCACACTCGTC
This genomic interval from Deltaproteobacteria bacterium contains the following:
- the brxC gene encoding BREX system P-loop protein BrxC, with protein sequence MKIKDVLQRDPATHPLVNQGQARIADSKNEKALEELRGELSTFVCEGQYADGIQKIVRSFLNNLGKTNQRAAWVSGFFGSGKSHLLKMLSHLWQDTSFPDGATARSLVPAIPEELHALLRELDTAGKRSGGLLAAAGSLPSGTTDNVRLTILSILLRAAGLPEQYPPARFCLWLHGLGYYDRVKASVGAAGKVFDRELNNMYVSGPLAKAVLSCDPSFAPNEAEARQALRAQFPQQTSDITTDEFLRTAKDALLLAGRDGRAPCALLVLDEVQQYIGESSNRSTFVTEVAEAVSKQLDSQVMIVGAGQSALTDVPLLHKLMDRFTIWVPLSDTEVETVTRKVLLQKKPSSVADVRKLLDTYAGEVSRQLQGTRIGEIVEDRAVIVDDYPVLPVRRRFWEYCFRQIDAAGTHSQLRSQLRIIHDAVAKVSDRGLGAVVPADELFDALAPEMVNTGVLLREINEQIINVGKTAGPLARRVCGLVFLIGKLKRDSGADIGVRATRDHIADLLVDDLQADNGKLRAEVATTLQHLADQAVLMQVGDEYRLQTREGSEWDREFRNRQTKLNGDDAGIQFRRDQLLYAEADKIVRSIKMIQGAAKEPRQFAVHRDQTPPTVDGGTIPVWIRDGWSCSEKDLVDAARSAGADSPILFVFVPRQSADDLRRLVVDTDAAQQTLDAKGNPSGDEGQEAKHSMESRRVKTATDRDRLVREIVANAKVFQGGGNEVIRLALDEKLRDAAGDALVRLFPRFKEADSNAWEAVIKRARDGADHPFQPTGHSEATEKHPVCLQVLATIGAGKTGTEIRKTLRAAPFGWPQDAIDAALIALHRAQHLTATLNGSPVPLGQLDQNKIAKAEFRVEQTPLSVQDRLLLRGLFPKVGIGCKSGEELAKAAEFLAALLELGRSAGGAPPLPALPATTDIEDIQRLVGNEQLVAIKDRAADFETRIKSWSALRDLATQRKPVWDLTERLSHHARDLDEAKPHLAQIDAIRDQRLLLETADPIAPIRVALAGLLRNALNQVHTAHAEAYEKAVATLEASDAWGKLPSADQASILEAVGLSTPPTLNIGTDEALLKQLDAKSLSVARTEIDAIAGRVQQAIERAAKLLEPKVQTISVERATLRSEGDVNEWLDRQKVRLVKAVKQGPVLVN
- a CDS encoding SAM-dependent DNA methyltransferase; the protein is MRTLARDLRKQLENTVKDARRIAEGGAHKALEQLAVHHHEPWPSLTPKQRGLRNRLRAHGRQLGDQRDERRGTQVIARLKTECAYEHWHRMLFARFLAETALLIEPETGVAISLAECQELARERGEDWLELASTFAERMLPQVFRKGDPVLEVALPPETRSKLEDLLKDLPRSVFLADDSLGWVYQFWQAERKDQVNAAGSKIGADELPAVTQLFTEDYMVDFLLDNTLGAWHAGKMFASNPKLPENAESEDEIRQAVALPGCPWKYLRFIQGKDGQWTPAAGTFEGWPKTAKDFKCLDPCMGSGHFVVAMFERLVALRLAEENLDEAPAVAAVIRDNLFGLEIDPRCTQIGAFNLALAAWRRVGHCTLPAMNLACSGLAPNTREADWLAIAGDNQKLQRGMERLYRLFQKAAGLGSLINPRAGEGDLLVAAFHELQPLLETALAQEAKDDTAHEMAVTARGLAKAAEILAGQFTLVATNVPFLGRKNQNVVLATFCAETYPEAKLDLATCFLMRCLTLSARSGTVSLVMPQSPLFLASYKQFRRTLLGSAEWNVVARLGEHGFESSAAAGGFTALLTLTARRPEVGHACSCAIDVAAQRGEQPIYADAKPMLLKEKQLVAFRQTDLLKSPDAAVVFGATSDGPLLSRYAASIQGASTLDIERFALCFWEVTPGDIWLPHQSTPIGGSTYSGLQFVSISREPGGAFEALAADLKAEGRLGGAWSGQPVWGKRGVACAWMGTLPAAIYMGVVYDNSIAAIVPHEEKHLLPIWCYCSSASFQKEVRKINQKTQVANATLVKVPFDLAHWQKVAAEKYPHGLPQPFSSDPTQWLFNGHPKGAGASRPGDHLPGRGAPAPLHVAVARLLGYRWPRQTGSSFPDCPALGPDGLEKLADHDGIVCLPPVRGEAPAAERLRQLLAVAFGKEWKAQTELELIRASGCGAADLEEWLRNDFFAQHCSIFHQRPFVWHVWDGRRDGFNALANYHKLAGTNGDGRRTLEKLIYTYLGDWIDRQRADQRSGIEGADARLAAAEHLKTELERILAGEPPYDIFVRWKPLRQQPIGWEPDINDGVRINIRPFMMARPLGARGANACILRTTPRINWGKDRGKEPQRDRDEFPWFWGWDEEAVDFAGGKHFDGNRWNDLHYTIAFKQAARERQRAGRKP
- a CDS encoding ATP-binding protein, with the protein product MLQKLTVKNFKRFREETVIDLAPITVLVGANNSGKSTVLQALSIFQYCVEVTRKKKNGTIALETRTIGPEEFGALPVASPTDLWPNGKATGTIAIGADFDGAARIRFEIKLSYNRFSIAPSVEGDVPAIMDGARIRYVPIHSGLALREEYLLAPARADRLRELQYGSVIRNLLWDLKENERERWKLLKGILARLYPLADIDVAFDKEVDRFIATEYNDHILSRPLDVVASGTGFQQVLQIFSGVLSQGNCIVLLDEPDAHLHARMQVELMRVFEDLADERGIQFVMATHSAHLLAAAPPGSLRAMIDGRAHPFATTPEQIDVLDTLGAFDRMEIVPLLRTKAIVFVENREDRNLLELFARKLWGDKKAREVWDRVCFLYTYQEPIAADVKLLARQVKDLLNAPSLSDLAGGRQPRFLVVGDRDYRRATSVAREKRELHKSAKSAGLKLDLRCHIWSRNEIENYLLDRHAVEKVVVANLDDSTKASAARTAVREALVSSLSESRSEAGIRIATKLQHEDRRLDYTKATHESDDVLNAEWGDGAALCDAKRVLSRIRGTLQERKIRTRLLDEDIIAAMATVPEEVKQVLNMIKRLAASGSKRKAHTRHKPVTKGKSSEGA
- the pglZ gene encoding BREX-1 system phosphatase PglZ type B; translated protein: MKERDQTGTLIDAIQASFEAALRSPEGVANPAALLWTDADGQWRPLIPALRGLLPQLYSLGTYDPSTRTGPVIWLKCVVDRTLPEVALPVGAIPILYLPGVSRQELRAAGDCPLQLQPLIELQYRGALWHQRNGRDWTVEAFLTSEYGLGLDVAQDARTREAVLRALPLLANEPVEALRGRRLQADDLDRLAIGDPIRDLLSWMSGPEAFQKRCDEARWRTFRDVCLREFGFDPEQDGPAVAGDSLLHAGGKWDEVWQRFCEAPRLYPGVSQLLRGPARDLFSDPSRRPTVNEEREDRLRQELDPVTSLPHAEACSRILTLDGEHKERRGWVWAQLGQSPLAIALEPLARLAQLARSPLGGTSPQSVADDYATQGWRCDRAALDALDSVRSAAESALVAKVVRTVYEPWLDKSARHFQMLIMGGGVDARTLVTGVTAEKDTCILFADGLRFDVAGLLQEELEGRGVRTRLSHRIAPLPTVTATAKPLASPAHGACEGGSNFDDFTPLFTNSKQPVTAARLRDTMARQGVEVIEAHENRLWTKAESGGWTETGRLDELGHSLGAFVVRQIETEVEAIAERVMGLLSAGWPRVRVVTDHGWLLLPGGLPKVELPPYLVATKWARCAAVRGESATDVPTFAWYWNAAARIASPPGIGSFIAGAEYAHGGVSVQECVVPELVVERGEAAVQARITGAQWRGMRCRVSVETNATGLRLDLRLNWKQPNTSIVAGVKEIAANGEGSIAVADDKHEGVAATLVVLDGTGQVLDYKATTVGEQS